Proteins from a single region of Chanodichthys erythropterus isolate Z2021 chromosome 13, ASM2448905v1, whole genome shotgun sequence:
- the hspb2 gene encoding heat shock protein beta-2, translating into MNNRLPGKRTGTMLLELAHWHIGPHNFGGLSWQPATEIKMADRTVPHAYPMSMDYEMCTPPRIYDQNFAEALSPKDLLAPVLYHGYYIRPRINKQLERGFSQVDSEDDWYRVLLDVCQFTPDEISVRTVDNLLEVTGRHAQRMDQHGFVSREFTRTYILPMGVDPLLVQVSISHDGILCIQAPRKTEDLEPKINQLKIKVDKKESKS; encoded by the exons ATGAACAACCGCTTGCCTGGAAAACGTACGGGGACAATGTTACTTGAGCTGGCACACTGGCACATTGGACCTCATAATTTTGGAGGG TTATCTTGGCAACCTGCTACAGAGATCAAAATGGCTGACCGCACCGTTCCTCATGCTTATCCAATGAGTATGGATTATGAGATGTGTACTCCTCCTCGAATCTATGATCAGAACTTTGCAGAGG CACTGAGTCCCAAGGACCTGCTGGCCCCTGTCCTGTACCACGGTTATTACATTCGTCCCCGCATCAACAAGCAGCTTGAGAGGGGCTTCTCTCAGGTAGACAGTGAAGATGACTGGTATCGAGTTTTGCTGGATGTGTGCCAGTTTACACCGGATGAAATCAGTGTGCGAACTGTGGACAACCTGTTGGAGGTGACTGGGCGTCATGCTCAGCGAATGGACCAGCATGGCTTTGTGAGTCGGGAGTTTACCCGCACATATATCTTGCCAATGGGTGTGGATCCGCTGCTGGTGCAGGTGTCTATCTCACATGATGGGATACTGTGTATCCAGGCACCACGAAAGACTGAGGACCTGGAGCCTAAAATCAACCAGCTCAAGATTAAAGTGGACAAGAAGGAAAGCAAAAGTTAA